A single window of Helicobacter pylori NCTC 11637 = CCUG 17874 = ATCC 43504 = JCM 12093 DNA harbors:
- a CDS encoding alanine/glycine:cation symporter family protein — protein METIDSVVRSLSNLVWGIPMQILLVGTGLFLTFYLRGLQFSKIFYAIKILFDKESQSKGDISQFSALMLSLGATVGIGSIVGVATAISIAGPGAVFWMWVTGLVGMATKYSEGILAVKYREKGAFGYNGGPMYYIKNGLNMPKLAMAFAIFTIIASIGTGNMTQSNAVSSILSEQANFPTWVSGLLLTILTAFIVIGGIKSIGKFTSYLAPIMVLLYLIAIIYIIVSHFDLAIQAIKLIFEEAFNPKPVVGGASGALVATMIKTGVARGLYSNEAGLGSSAIIAASAQTRHPVRQALVSMLQTFIVTLIVCSATASVILMAPEYNTLLPNGEKLSANLLTLKSTEYFLGSLGTVVIFLTMIFFAYSTIIGWAYYGEKCTEYAFGEKKVKYYRLIFLASVMVGAMAKIDFVWNLADLSNGLMAIPNLIALILLHKVVSSETRWYFSKHSNK, from the coding sequence ATGGAAACGATTGATTCGGTGGTGCGTTCGTTATCTAATTTGGTGTGGGGGATTCCCATGCAAATTTTATTAGTAGGCACCGGCTTGTTTTTAACCTTTTATCTTAGGGGTTTGCAATTCAGTAAGATCTTTTATGCGATCAAAATCCTTTTTGACAAAGAGTCCCAATCTAAGGGCGACATTTCGCAATTTTCTGCTCTCATGCTCTCTTTAGGAGCGACTGTAGGCATTGGGAGTATCGTAGGCGTAGCGACTGCTATCAGCATTGCAGGGCCAGGAGCGGTGTTTTGGATGTGGGTTACTGGGCTTGTTGGCATGGCGACTAAGTATTCTGAGGGGATTTTAGCGGTGAAATACCGGGAAAAAGGGGCGTTTGGATACAACGGAGGGCCTATGTATTACATCAAAAACGGCCTTAACATGCCCAAACTCGCCATGGCGTTTGCGATTTTTACGATTATTGCAAGCATTGGCACCGGTAACATGACGCAATCTAATGCGGTTTCTTCCATTTTGAGCGAACAAGCGAACTTTCCCACTTGGGTTTCAGGTTTATTGCTCACGATTTTAACCGCTTTCATTGTTATTGGGGGGATTAAATCCATTGGTAAATTCACTTCTTACTTAGCTCCTATTATGGTGCTTTTATACTTGATCGCTATTATTTATATTATTGTTAGCCATTTTGATTTAGCCATTCAAGCGATCAAACTCATTTTTGAAGAAGCCTTTAACCCTAAACCCGTTGTGGGCGGAGCGAGTGGTGCGTTGGTAGCGACGATGATAAAAACGGGCGTGGCTAGAGGGTTGTATTCTAATGAAGCGGGGTTGGGGAGTTCAGCCATTATTGCTGCAAGCGCTCAAACGCGCCACCCGGTGCGTCAAGCCTTAGTGTCCATGCTCCAAACTTTTATTGTAACTTTAATAGTGTGTTCGGCAACAGCGAGCGTGATCTTAATGGCGCCAGAATACAACACCTTGCTCCCTAATGGGGAAAAATTAAGCGCTAATTTGCTCACTCTAAAAAGCACGGAGTATTTTCTAGGCTCGTTAGGGACGGTGGTGATTTTTTTGACCATGATCTTTTTTGCCTACTCTACGATTATTGGTTGGGCTTATTATGGGGAAAAATGCACTGAATACGCCTTTGGTGAAAAAAAAGTGAAATATTACCGCTTGATCTTTTTAGCGAGCGTGATGGTGGGGGCTATGGCTAAAATTGATTTTGTGTGGAATTTAGCGGATCTTTCTAACGGGCTTATGGCTATCCCTAATTTAATCGCTTTGATTTTATTGCATAAGGTGGTTTCTTCAGAAACGCGCTGGTATTTTAGCAAGCATTCTAACAAGTAA
- a CDS encoding NAD(P)/FAD-dependent oxidoreductase, whose product MKKEVVVIGGGIVGLSCAYSMHKLGHKVCVIEKSDGKNGTSFGNAGLISAFKKAPLSCPGVVLDTLKLMLKNQAPLKFHFGLNLKLYQWILKFMKSANAKSTHRTMALFERYGWLSIDMYHQMLKDGMDFWYKEDGLLMIYTLEESFEKKLKTCDDSGAYKILSVKETKEYMPVVNDNICGSVLLTENAHVDPGEVMRSLQEYLQNVGVEFLYNEEVIDFEFKNNLIEGVITHKEKIQAETIILATGANPTLIKKTKNDFLMMGAKGYSITFKMPEELKPKTSSLFADIFMAMTPRRDTVRITSKLELNTNNALIDKEQIANMKKNLAAFTQPFEMKDAIEWCGFRPLTPNDIPYLGYDKRYKNLIHATGLGWLGITFGPAIGKIIANLSQDGANEKNADIMLFSAFFRD is encoded by the coding sequence ATGAAAAAAGAAGTCGTGGTCATAGGCGGTGGGATTGTGGGGCTTTCTTGCGCGTATTCTATGCATAAATTAGGGCATAAGGTTTGCGTGATTGAAAAAAGCGATGGCAAAAACGGCACTTCTTTTGGGAATGCCGGGCTCATTTCTGCGTTTAAAAAAGCCCCGCTCTCATGCCCTGGTGTGGTGTTAGACACCTTAAAACTCATGCTCAAAAACCAAGCCCCTTTAAAATTCCATTTTGGGCTTAATTTAAAGCTCTATCAATGGATTTTAAAGTTTATGAAAAGCGCGAACGCCAAATCCACGCACCGCACCATGGCGTTGTTTGAACGCTACGGGTGGCTGAGTATTGATATGTATCATCAAATGCTAAAAGATGGCATGGATTTTTGGTATAAAGAAGACGGGCTTTTAATGATCTACACTCTAGAAGAAAGCTTTGAAAAAAAGCTTAAAACTTGTGATGACAGCGGCGCTTATAAAATCCTTAGTGTGAAAGAAACCAAAGAATACATGCCCGTTGTTAATGACAATATCTGTGGGAGCGTGCTTTTGACCGAAAACGCGCATGTGGATCCGGGCGAAGTGATGCGCTCTTTACAAGAATATCTACAAAATGTTGGCGTGGAGTTCCTTTATAATGAAGAAGTGATCGATTTTGAGTTTAAAAACAACCTTATTGAGGGCGTTATCACGCACAAGGAAAAAATCCAAGCAGAAACAATCATTCTGGCCACTGGGGCTAACCCCACTCTCATTAAAAAAACCAAAAACGATTTTTTAATGATGGGGGCTAAAGGCTATAGCATCACCTTTAAAATGCCTGAAGAATTAAAACCCAAGACTTCTTCTTTATTTGCGGATATTTTCATGGCAATGACCCCACGAAGAGACACCGTTAGGATCACCTCTAAACTGGAATTAAACACCAACAACGCCCTCATTGATAAAGAGCAAATCGCTAACATGAAAAAGAATTTAGCCGCTTTCACGCAGCCTTTTGAAATGAAAGACGCCATAGAGTGGTGCGGTTTCAGACCCTTAACCCCTAATGATATTCCTTATTTGGGCTATGACAAACGCTATAAAAACTTAATCCATGCGACAGGGCTGGGGTGGCTTGGCATCACTTTTGGCCCGGCCATTGGTAAAATCATCGCCAATTTAAGCCAAGACGGAGCGAATGAAAAAAATGCCGATATTATGCTTTTTTCTGCATTTTTTAGGGATTAA
- the accD gene encoding acetyl-CoA carboxylase, carboxyltransferase subunit beta → MGFADFFKNFKINKLRTAPSKEEQPSHWVKCPKCYALMYHKEVFGKYSVCLKCHYHFRMKAAERIEFLCDVGSFEEFDKHLRPNDPLNFVDKESYKQRIKKYEKRTNRPSSVISGEAKINRMPLQIVVFDFSFMGGSLGSVEGEKIVRAINRAVAKREALLIVSASGGARMQESTYSLMQMAKTSAALNRLSEAKLPFISLLSDPTYGGVSASFAFLGDLIIAEPGAMIGFAGPRVIKQTIGADLPEGFQTAEFLLEHGLIDMIVHRKDLKKTLSDLIAMMMHKTSKIF, encoded by the coding sequence ATGGGATTTGCAGATTTCTTTAAAAATTTTAAGATCAATAAATTGCGGACAGCGCCAAGTAAGGAAGAACAGCCAAGCCATTGGGTGAAATGCCCTAAATGTTATGCGTTAATGTATCATAAAGAAGTGTTTGGTAAATACAGCGTGTGTTTGAAATGCCATTACCATTTCCGCATGAAAGCGGCTGAAAGGATTGAATTTTTATGCGATGTGGGGAGTTTTGAAGAGTTTGACAAGCACTTACGGCCTAATGATCCTTTAAATTTCGTGGATAAAGAGAGTTATAAACAACGCATTAAAAAATACGAAAAAAGGACTAACCGCCCAAGCTCAGTGATCAGCGGTGAGGCTAAAATCAACCGCATGCCTTTGCAGATCGTGGTGTTTGATTTCAGCTTTATGGGGGGGAGTTTAGGCTCTGTAGAGGGGGAAAAGATTGTAAGAGCGATCAATCGCGCGGTCGCTAAAAGAGAAGCGTTATTGATTGTTTCAGCGAGTGGGGGGGCCAGGATGCAAGAATCCACTTATTCGCTCATGCAAATGGCTAAAACGAGCGCGGCTTTGAACCGATTGAGTGAGGCCAAACTCCCTTTCATTTCGCTCTTAAGCGATCCCACTTATGGGGGCGTTAGCGCGTCTTTTGCTTTTTTAGGGGATCTCATTATCGCAGAGCCAGGGGCGATGATAGGTTTTGCAGGGCCTAGGGTGATCAAGCAAACTATAGGGGCGGATTTGCCTGAGGGCTTTCAAACGGCGGAATTTTTATTAGAGCATGGTTTGATTGATATGATTGTACACAGGAAGGATTTGAAAAAAACTTTGAGCGATCTCATCGCTATGATGATGCATAAGACTTCAAAGATTTTTTAG
- a CDS encoding RidA family protein, with translation MKEVIHSTLAPKAIGPYSQAIATNDLVFVSGQLGIDASTGEFKGADIHSQTTQSMENIKAILKEAGLGMDSVVKTTILLKSLDDFSVVNGIYGSYFKEPYPARATFQVAKLPKDALVEIEAIAIR, from the coding sequence ATGAAAGAAGTCATTCATTCAACACTAGCCCCAAAAGCGATAGGTCCTTATTCTCAAGCTATCGCCACTAACGATCTTGTTTTTGTCTCTGGGCAATTAGGCATTGATGCGAGCACCGGCGAATTTAAAGGCGCAGACATTCACTCTCAAACCACACAGTCAATGGAAAATATCAAAGCGATTTTAAAAGAAGCAGGGTTAGGGATGGATAGCGTGGTTAAAACGACTATTTTATTGAAAAGTTTAGACGATTTTTCGGTGGTGAATGGAATTTATGGGAGTTATTTTAAAGAGCCTTATCCGGCTAGAGCGACCTTTCAAGTGGCTAAACTGCCTAAAGACGCTTTAGTAGAAATTGAAGCGATAGCCATTAGGTAA
- a CDS encoding LapA family protein: protein MRFYIIFTFLFIVGFGVFVYSIDPQAYAFNLGSYSFNFPIAVWLMGVLGIFAFFSWVFLFKNNLSHKIRLYHEKRDFDKLLKQILSQDTQKTFLKTKFKSDLAKNLSQILARYDLKADLNTPNSGCEKVDNLFKHYHNIENNTLEPKDHAKHSLAYEHAYFSKRLKAFIHNDLKNAFEVLTNAQIPLELRRYAFIEIAQKGDKKEILKALNAMQDNLDKECVKSFLKAFFEKSLNTDTLKISELCKKVGYDKNDYLKLAQKAQKFLVPDQWFQFFEILSQEDDKAQKAFLFVLLELEMNDLAKEHLAVLSFEEYMLLNAYMDLKQEHKKAYKLEAFL, encoded by the coding sequence ATGCGTTTTTACATTATCTTTACATTTTTGTTCATTGTGGGTTTTGGCGTGTTTGTTTATAGTATTGATCCGCAAGCGTATGCCTTCAATTTAGGGAGCTACAGCTTTAATTTTCCCATTGCCGTATGGCTTATGGGCGTTTTGGGCATATTCGCTTTTTTTTCATGGGTTTTTTTATTTAAGAACAATCTCAGCCATAAAATCCGCTTATACCATGAAAAAAGGGATTTTGACAAATTGCTCAAACAAATCCTATCCCAAGACACTCAAAAGACTTTTTTAAAAACGAAATTTAAAAGCGATCTCGCTAAAAACCTCTCTCAAATTTTAGCCCGTTATGATTTAAAGGCTGATTTAAACACGCCAAATAGCGGGTGCGAAAAAGTGGACAACCTTTTTAAGCATTACCACAATATAGAAAATAACACCCTTGAGCCTAAAGATCACGCTAAGCATTCGCTAGCTTATGAGCATGCTTATTTTTCTAAACGCTTGAAGGCTTTCATTCATAACGATTTAAAAAACGCCTTTGAAGTTTTAACAAACGCGCAAATCCCTTTGGAATTACGCCGCTACGCTTTTATAGAAATCGCCCAAAAAGGCGACAAAAAAGAGATTTTAAAGGCTTTGAACGCGATGCAAGATAACTTGGATAAAGAGTGCGTGAAATCTTTTTTAAAAGCCTTTTTTGAAAAATCTTTAAACACAGACACTTTAAAAATTTCAGAGCTTTGCAAAAAGGTGGGTTATGACAAGAACGATTATTTGAAGCTCGCGCAAAAAGCACAAAAATTTCTTGTCCCCGATCAATGGTTCCAATTTTTTGAGATTTTAAGCCAAGAAGACGATAAGGCGCAAAAAGCCTTTTTATTCGTGTTGTTAGAATTAGAAATGAACGATCTCGCTAAGGAGCATTTAGCGGTTTTATCTTTTGAAGAATACATGCTTTTAAACGCTTATATGGATTTGAAACAAGAGCATAAAAAAGCCTATAAGTTAGAAGCGTTTTTGTAG
- the rlmH gene encoding 23S rRNA (pseudouridine(1915)-N(3))-methyltransferase RlmH, whose amino-acid sequence MRCVVYSIAKSSPLELVKVYQKQCKQFDCELELVDLFPKNTANAQKVSKELAQKSYSLAFEPYLNPKAKNIALHPKAQRGDSFAFSKMLENHLNINFFIAGAYGFEENFLKGCQAWSLSEMTFSHEVAKIVLCEQIYRALSIIFKHPYHK is encoded by the coding sequence ATGCGTTGCGTGGTGTATTCTATCGCTAAAAGTTCGCCTTTAGAGTTAGTGAAAGTCTATCAAAAGCAATGCAAGCAATTTGATTGCGAGCTGGAATTAGTGGATTTATTCCCTAAAAATACCGCCAACGCTCAAAAAGTTTCTAAAGAACTCGCTCAAAAAAGCTACTCTCTAGCCTTTGAGCCGTATTTAAACCCTAAGGCAAAAAATATTGCCTTACACCCTAAAGCTCAAAGGGGCGATAGCTTTGCGTTTAGTAAAATGTTAGAAAATCATCTTAATATTAATTTTTTTATCGCTGGAGCGTATGGGTTTGAAGAAAATTTTTTAAAGGGTTGTCAAGCTTGGAGTTTGAGCGAGATGACTTTTAGTCATGAAGTGGCTAAAATTGTCTTATGCGAGCAAATCTATAGGGCTTTAAGCATTATTTTTAAGCATCCATACCATAAATAG
- the alr gene encoding alanine racemase — protein MLKRASFVEVNSASLRHNFSAVKSIVPKDAHIMAVVKANAYGAGAIKASEIFLQEGANYLGVAALDEALELRSHFPKTPILILGYSPNANASVLIDNDLSAMVFSLEQAEVFSQMALKSQKRLKVHLKIDTGMHRLGLEPNFKSIETIKKIRALKGLEVEGIFTHLSNADAKIKTHAKNQMKAFNAFLEQLLDQKIEFQYRHAYNSAGILSLCNGNENRLLNLYRPGIMLYGFYPSNEMKESCPTILKNVISLKAQIVQIRSVKKGEFIGYGEHFYTNEETLVGVLALGYADGLARALGNRIQVVINNQLAPLIGKVCMDQCFVKLNDIQAKEGDEVILFGDKSAKANDASEIAVLLNTIAYETISTLSKRLERVYI, from the coding sequence ATGTTAAAAAGGGCGAGTTTTGTAGAAGTGAATAGCGCTTCTTTAAGGCATAATTTTAGCGCAGTCAAAAGCATTGTCCCTAAAGACGCCCACATCATGGCGGTTGTCAAGGCGAACGCTTATGGGGCAGGCGCCATTAAAGCGAGCGAAATTTTCTTACAAGAAGGGGCTAATTATTTAGGGGTAGCGGCCTTAGATGAAGCTTTAGAGTTGCGTTCTCATTTCCCTAAAACCCCCATTTTGATTTTAGGTTATAGCCCTAATGCTAACGCTTCCGTGCTGATTGATAACGATTTGAGCGCTATGGTTTTTAGCCTTGAACAAGCGGAAGTTTTTTCCCAAATGGCTTTAAAATCTCAAAAACGCTTAAAAGTGCATCTCAAAATTGATACCGGCATGCACCGCTTGGGCTTAGAGCCTAATTTTAAAAGCATAGAAACCATTAAAAAAATCCGCGCTTTAAAGGGCTTGGAAGTGGAAGGGATATTCACGCATTTAAGCAACGCTGATGCTAAGATTAAAACCCATGCTAAAAACCAAATGAAAGCCTTTAACGCTTTTTTAGAGCAGCTTTTGGATCAAAAAATAGAGTTTCAATACCGCCATGCTTATAATTCCGCCGGTATCCTTTCTTTGTGTAACGGGAATGAAAATCGTTTGTTAAATCTCTATCGCCCAGGTATCATGCTCTATGGTTTTTACCCCTCTAATGAAATGAAAGAATCATGCCCAACCATCTTGAAAAATGTTATCAGCTTGAAAGCGCAAATTGTTCAAATCAGAAGCGTTAAAAAAGGCGAATTTATTGGCTATGGCGAGCATTTTTATACCAATGAAGAGACTTTAGTGGGCGTTTTAGCTCTAGGGTATGCGGACGGGTTAGCGCGCGCTTTAGGCAATCGCATTCAAGTAGTGATCAATAACCAATTAGCCCCTCTTATTGGCAAGGTGTGCATGGATCAGTGTTTTGTCAAACTCAATGATATTCAAGCTAAAGAGGGCGATGAGGTCATCTTGTTTGGGGATAAAAGCGCTAAGGCTAACGACGCAAGCGAAATCGCTGTGCTTTTAAACACCATTGCTTATGAAACTATCAGCACCCTATCCAAACGCTTGGAGCGCGTTTATATTTAA
- a CDS encoding Na+/H+ antiporter NhaC family protein — protein MGLSALSLIVPFSVILMVVFTKRVALSLFVGILVSAVLMHSLHLSQLVEYIYHKITSVFYTYEPEKGLHFNLSNLYVFGFLIFLGVLSQVILKSGSVQNFVKKAKKYSKNAKTPEFIAFFSGIIIFVDDYFNALTVGQISKSLNDAHNSTRERLAYIIDSTSAPVCLLVPISSWGAYIMGIMNNDSSPLLKDSFSVLVQSLSSNYYAIFALIAVFLTILWQINLPSMRKYQNIGVKDFYSEQEEGYSKLAPLSLLPLSILLLIVSISSLIFYTGVVLKNTDASFSLFYGGLFSLIVTYLLAYKFLEKGSFFKLMLDGFKSVGPAILVLTLAWAIGPVIRDDAQTGIYLAHISKGFLNSGGGVYMPLIFFLISGFIAFSTGTSWGAFAIMLPIGAGMANESDIILIVSAILSGAVYGDHTSPISDTTILSAAGAGCSVQSHFITQLPYATIAMLCSAVSLGVASFMHSRSLALVIGVALLVGVFYLLKKFYGENLKT, from the coding sequence GTGGGATTGTCAGCGTTAAGCCTTATCGTTCCTTTTAGCGTTATTTTAATGGTGGTTTTCACTAAAAGAGTCGCACTCTCGTTGTTTGTAGGCATTTTAGTGAGCGCTGTTTTAATGCATTCGTTACACCTTTCTCAACTTGTAGAATATATTTATCATAAAATCACTTCCGTTTTTTACACTTACGAGCCAGAAAAAGGGCTTCATTTCAATCTTTCCAACCTCTATGTTTTTGGGTTTTTAATCTTTTTAGGCGTCTTAAGCCAAGTGATTTTAAAATCCGGTAGCGTGCAAAACTTTGTCAAAAAAGCTAAAAAATATTCTAAAAACGCCAAAACCCCTGAATTTATCGCCTTTTTTTCAGGCATTATTATTTTTGTAGATGATTATTTTAACGCCCTAACCGTGGGGCAAATCTCAAAATCTTTAAACGACGCTCATAACTCCACACGAGAACGCTTGGCTTATATCATAGATTCCACTTCAGCGCCGGTGTGCTTATTAGTCCCTATTTCTAGCTGGGGGGCGTATATTATGGGGATCATGAATAACGACAGCTCGCCCTTATTAAAAGATAGTTTTTCGGTGCTTGTGCAAAGCTTAAGCAGTAATTATTATGCGATTTTTGCGCTCATTGCGGTGTTTCTCACCATTTTATGGCAAATCAACCTCCCTAGCATGAGGAAGTATCAAAACATAGGCGTGAAGGATTTTTATAGCGAACAAGAAGAAGGCTATTCAAAACTAGCCCCCTTAAGCCTGTTACCCCTTTCTATTTTATTATTGATCGTGTCCATTTCATCATTGATTTTTTATACAGGAGTGGTCTTAAAAAACACTGATGCGAGTTTTTCGCTCTTTTATGGGGGGCTGTTTTCGCTCATTGTTACTTATCTTTTAGCTTATAAGTTTTTAGAAAAAGGGAGCTTTTTTAAACTCATGTTGGATGGCTTTAAGAGTGTGGGGCCAGCGATACTAGTCTTAACGCTCGCTTGGGCTATCGGGCCTGTGATTAGAGATGACGCTCAAACAGGGATTTACTTGGCCCACATCAGCAAGGGATTTTTAAATAGTGGGGGAGGCGTGTATATGCCTTTAATCTTTTTTTTAATCTCTGGGTTTATCGCTTTTTCTACCGGCACAAGCTGGGGAGCGTTTGCAATCATGCTGCCCATTGGAGCGGGCATGGCCAATGAAAGCGATATTATTTTGATTGTTTCAGCGATCCTCTCAGGCGCGGTTTATGGCGATCACACAAGCCCCATTTCTGACACGACTATATTATCGGCTGCAGGGGCAGGGTGTTCGGTGCAAAGCCATTTCATCACACAACTCCCTTATGCGACTATTGCGATGCTTTGCAGCGCGGTGAGTTTAGGGGTGGCAAGTTTTATGCATTCGCGCTCGCTCGCTCTTGTAATCGGTGTGGCTTTGCTTGTGGGGGTGTTTTATCTTTTAAAAAAATTTTATGGTGAAAATCTAAAAACTTGA
- a CDS encoding amino acid ABC transporter substrate-binding protein — MKKVLFLLVISFFWGFLNASSLYEKLINKETISVGTEGIYPPFTYHNKEGKLTGYDVEVARELAKELGVKIKFHETSWDIMLTGLKSGRFDMVANQVSLTTKKRQAAFDKSLPYSYSGTIMLVRKDENRIKDIKDIKGLRAANTLSSTYGEIASKYDAQIVSVDSMAQALLLVVQKRADLTLNSSLAILNYLNTHKNNPFKIAWESKEKDGGASFVINKHQEKALELINQAMQRLIDKGVLKRLGEQFFGKDVSQP, encoded by the coding sequence ATGAAAAAAGTTTTATTTTTATTGGTAATAAGCTTTTTTTGGGGTTTTTTGAACGCTTCTAGCTTGTATGAAAAACTGATTAATAAAGAAACGATCAGCGTTGGCACAGAAGGCATTTACCCCCCTTTCACTTACCATAATAAAGAAGGCAAGCTCACCGGCTATGATGTGGAAGTGGCTAGGGAGTTGGCTAAAGAGCTTGGCGTGAAAATCAAATTCCACGAAACTTCATGGGATATCATGCTTACAGGTTTGAAATCGGGGCGTTTTGATATGGTCGCTAACCAGGTGAGTTTGACGACTAAAAAACGCCAAGCGGCTTTTGATAAAAGCTTGCCTTATAGCTATTCAGGCACGATCATGCTCGTTAGGAAAGATGAAAACCGCATTAAAGACATCAAAGACATTAAAGGTTTGAGAGCGGCTAACACTTTAAGCTCCACTTATGGGGAAATCGCTTCCAAATACGACGCTCAAATCGTTTCGGTGGATTCTATGGCGCAAGCTTTGTTGCTGGTGGTGCAAAAACGAGCCGATTTGACCTTAAATAGTTCTTTAGCGATCTTAAACTACCTTAACACCCACAAAAACAACCCCTTTAAAATCGCATGGGAGTCCAAAGAAAAAGATGGGGGCGCTTCCTTTGTTATTAACAAGCACCAAGAAAAAGCCTTAGAGCTTATCAACCAAGCGATGCAAAGATTGATAGATAAAGGGGTTTTAAAACGCTTAGGCGAACAATTTTTTGGAAAAGATGTCAGCCAGCCCTAA
- a CDS encoding nicotinamide-nucleotide amidohydrolase family protein has protein sequence MKFKFLNMDNESGFILIEKELERLNILAQVKEDCIELKGENVERARVYLKTLFNSNIVELDDHQKSANALIERLKSLGLKIAVAESCSGGLLSHAFTSISGASAVFMGGVVCYNEEVKRELLKVNATTLKVFGVYSEECVKEMLLGVFLNFKADLALAMSGVAGPNGGSKANPVGTIYIGVQKLGSQALIDRCFFEGDRESIQNKSVEHALNMLARML, from the coding sequence ATGAAATTTAAATTTTTGAATATGGATAATGAGAGCGGTTTTATTTTGATTGAAAAAGAATTAGAACGATTAAACATTCTCGCTCAAGTCAAAGAAGATTGCATTGAATTAAAAGGCGAGAATGTAGAGCGTGCGAGAGTTTATCTTAAAACGCTTTTTAATTCTAACATTGTGGAATTAGACGATCACCAAAAAAGCGCAAACGCTTTAATAGAGCGCTTGAAATCTTTAGGTTTAAAAATTGCGGTGGCTGAAAGCTGCTCTGGGGGGTTGTTATCGCATGCATTCACTTCCATTAGCGGGGCTTCAGCGGTTTTTATGGGGGGTGTTGTGTGTTACAATGAAGAGGTTAAGCGCGAATTATTGAAGGTCAATGCCACGACTTTAAAAGTCTTTGGGGTTTATAGTGAAGAATGCGTGAAAGAAATGCTACTAGGCGTGTTTTTGAATTTTAAAGCGGATTTAGCGCTTGCGATGAGTGGGGTGGCTGGCCCTAATGGGGGGAGCAAGGCTAATCCTGTAGGCACGATTTATATTGGTGTGCAAAAGTTAGGATCTCAAGCTTTAATCGATCGCTGTTTTTTTGAAGGGGACAGAGAAAGCATTCAAAATAAAAGCGTAGAGCATGCTTTAAACATGCTCGCTAGAATGCTATAA
- the recO gene encoding recombination protein RecO produces MQGFLLQTQSIRDEDLIVRVLTKNQLKTLYRFYGKRHSVLNVGRKIDFEEENDDKFLPKLRNILHLGYIWEREMERLFFWQRFCALLFRHLEGVHSLDSVYFDTLDDGANKLSKQHPLRVILEMYATLLNFEGRLQSYNSCFLCDAKLERSVALAQGFILAHPSCLKAKSLDLEKIQAFFRTQSTIDLETEEVEELWRTLNLGF; encoded by the coding sequence ATGCAAGGGTTTCTTTTACAAACACAAAGCATAAGAGATGAAGATTTGATCGTGCGCGTTTTAACCAAAAACCAGCTCAAAACTCTCTATCGTTTCTATGGCAAACGCCATAGCGTGCTGAATGTGGGGCGTAAAATTGATTTTGAAGAAGAAAACGATGATAAATTTTTGCCCAAGCTAAGGAATATTTTGCATTTAGGCTACATTTGGGAAAGAGAAATGGAGCGCTTGTTTTTTTGGCAACGCTTTTGCGCCCTCTTGTTTAGGCATTTAGAGGGCGTGCATTCTTTGGATAGTGTCTATTTTGACACTTTAGATGATGGGGCTAACAAACTCTCCAAACAGCACCCCTTAAGAGTGATTTTAGAAATGTATGCAACGCTTTTGAATTTTGAAGGGCGCTTGCAAAGTTACAATTCTTGTTTTTTATGCGATGCAAAATTAGAGCGTTCTGTCGCTTTAGCGCAAGGGTTTATTCTAGCACACCCCTCTTGCTTGAAAGCTAAAAGCCTGGATTTAGAAAAAATCCAAGCTTTTTTTCGCACTCAAAGCACGATTGATTTAGAAACAGAAGAAGTGGAAGAATTATGGCGCACGCTGAATTTAGGGTTTTGA